In Methanonatronarchaeum sp. AMET-Sl, one genomic interval encodes:
- a CDS encoding TasA family protein, protein MISKRALFSVLLIGLIGIAVGTGTFAYFSDTEQADGMFQAGTIDIAVNDMNPWVGNFTFSDMKPCKTTGYADLEINNVGTNPAKIFKFVEVTDYNTGLMYFQCPYSGENFSSSAEWKQEVTLFYNETTGIVEDWEINRIDDIHNVTMYTIELDGEQKDIGSLLDVGDESIGVTVGDISGVYMYLGTLDPGHTMNVDQSYKLFSDAGNEYQGDEFSFNIEFLALQTNDNETITNYIDLKNAEVVEKDPEIIPSDPETEINFTLSIDELTNNSLNLCLTNLGDQIPDNALVNITVIGEWGEAEHQTNISVLTGNGDLNIDQTVCHTLYKENFSIDSEYNLTTDITKITVEIMGIVITYTDFEQTTGEPADWNLTIIDCNKTDLGFDIELKHDKQTPLPKETLVNITVTNGFEKTNQTTIAEINDGNEWTGQEIKFNISRNAFELNPNQLDNVSKLDIEIMGVNSTIKFITDDNETSELEWKLEILEAESTDENIEFKITHNRETPINKNETVKITITDGWGTKENQTTIEDIHNEDWNKNINITHTLHKTDFDLTENLNNTKTLTIELMNKNATHAFQDQQETNDDESNENDTEDKESTPTTPSTPSTPSTPSTPSVPVDSGDGEFDLADFNLSVEFGIAVFDLDGELFGEFSCVDEFVATAGLDREYYVTLFVFDEDGEPFADGSVWLLDESGEQLSYNMVGEWSDQSDVRALELNESGLTQFVFTPSQPTEVSWLIGHDNSKNGDKVLVDDPCLVAENPGIEIIDEERDLSSVVLDGELSHDLINDVVNKLRFSLVTADERDMALDNMKIVVTGLINDETVYTTTSLMNDVQTGLIEIMPTDVGDEVAEIYVGNKDSELSEILAGISVGYFNSIELEVINKDLELTVDTIDGLFVGEEINFNVTIDGEPVQDALVYNNGNNATTNLDGAASLIFDEPGTYQINVSKDGEFNNGVQTLYNEASIEIEVIEQDRMSALILAIPLLIGLLLLVLGIVRRRKVKG, encoded by the coding sequence ATGATTTCAAAACGGGCTTTGTTCAGCGTATTGCTGATCGGCCTAATAGGAATAGCTGTTGGAACAGGAACATTCGCTTATTTCAGTGATACTGAGCAGGCGGATGGAATGTTCCAAGCAGGAACGATAGACATAGCAGTTAATGACATGAATCCTTGGGTTGGTAATTTTACTTTCAGTGATATGAAGCCCTGTAAGACAACTGGATATGCAGATTTAGAGATAAATAATGTTGGTACAAACCCGGCTAAGATCTTTAAGTTTGTTGAGGTAACCGATTATAATACAGGTCTTATGTATTTCCAATGTCCATACTCCGGTGAGAATTTCTCTTCATCAGCTGAATGGAAACAGGAAGTAACGTTGTTCTATAATGAAACAACAGGCATAGTTGAAGATTGGGAAATCAATCGAATAGATGATATCCACAACGTCACTATGTATACCATTGAATTAGATGGTGAACAGAAAGACATTGGTTCTTTGTTGGATGTTGGTGATGAATCGATCGGTGTAACCGTTGGTGATATATCTGGAGTGTATATGTATTTAGGTACACTTGACCCAGGTCATACAATGAATGTTGACCAGTCGTACAAACTCTTTAGTGATGCAGGTAATGAGTACCAAGGAGATGAATTCAGTTTTAACATAGAGTTCCTTGCCTTACAAACAAACGACAATGAAACAATAACAAATTACATCGATTTAAAGAATGCCGAAGTAGTGGAGAAAGACCCAGAAATAATACCATCAGACCCTGAAACTGAAATAAACTTTACATTATCAATAGATGAACTAACAAACAATAGCTTAAATCTCTGTCTAACTAATCTTGGAGATCAAATTCCTGATAATGCATTGGTAAACATCACAGTAATAGGAGAATGGGGAGAAGCCGAACACCAAACCAATATCTCGGTTTTAACAGGTAATGGAGACCTAAATATAGACCAAACAGTTTGCCATACACTTTATAAAGAAAACTTCTCAATCGATTCAGAATACAACCTCACAACAGACATAACCAAGATAACAGTTGAAATAATGGGTATAGTAATTACTTACACAGACTTCGAACAAACAACTGGAGAACCAGCGGATTGGAACTTAACTATAATCGATTGTAACAAAACAGATCTTGGATTCGACATAGAGTTAAAACACGATAAACAAACACCACTACCAAAAGAAACATTAGTCAACATAACAGTAACTAACGGATTCGAAAAAACAAATCAAACAACAATAGCAGAAATAAACGACGGCAATGAATGGACAGGTCAAGAAATCAAATTCAACATCTCACGTAACGCTTTTGAACTAAATCCTAACCAACTTGATAACGTATCGAAACTCGATATCGAGATTATGGGTGTAAACTCAACCATAAAATTCATCACTGATGACAATGAAACCAGCGAGCTAGAATGGAAACTAGAGATCCTTGAGGCAGAATCAACTGATGAAAACATAGAATTCAAGATAACACACAACAGAGAAACACCAATAAACAAAAATGAAACAGTAAAAATAACAATCACAGATGGATGGGGAACCAAAGAGAACCAAACAACAATAGAAGACATACACAATGAAGATTGGAACAAAAACATAAATATAACACACACACTACACAAAACAGATTTCGATTTAACTGAAAACCTCAACAACACAAAAACACTAACAATCGAACTAATGAACAAAAACGCAACCCACGCCTTCCAAGATCAACAAGAAACTAATGATGATGAATCAAATGAAAATGACACTGAAGATAAAGAATCGACCCCAACTACTCCAAGTACTCCAAGTACTCCAAGTACTCCAAGTACTCCAAGTGTTCCGGTGGATTCTGGTGATGGGGAGTTTGATTTGGCTGACTTCAATTTAAGTGTTGAGTTCGGTATAGCAGTTTTTGATTTGGATGGTGAGTTGTTTGGTGAGTTTAGTTGTGTTGATGAGTTTGTTGCAACTGCTGGGTTGGATAGAGAGTATTATGTAACTCTTTTTGTTTTCGATGAAGATGGAGAGCCTTTTGCAGATGGTTCTGTATGGCTTTTAGATGAATCTGGCGAACAATTGAGTTATAATATGGTTGGTGAGTGGAGTGATCAAAGCGATGTACGTGCGTTAGAGTTGAATGAGAGTGGTTTAACGCAGTTTGTATTTACACCAAGTCAACCTACTGAGGTTAGTTGGTTGATAGGCCATGATAACAGTAAAAACGGTGATAAGGTGTTAGTAGATGACCCATGTTTAGTTGCTGAAAACCCAGGGATAGAGATAATCGATGAAGAAAGAGATTTAAGTTCAGTTGTTTTAGATGGCGAACTTAGTCATGACTTGATAAATGATGTCGTTAACAAACTAAGGTTTAGTTTAGTTACTGCTGACGAGAGAGACATGGCTTTAGATAACATGAAGATAGTTGTAACCGGCTTGATAAACGATGAAACTGTATATACCACCACTAGTCTAATGAATGATGTACAAACTGGTTTAATAGAGATAATGCCAACAGATGTTGGTGATGAAGTTGCAGAAATCTATGTTGGCAACAAAGATTCTGAGTTGTCAGAGATACTAGCTGGAATATCTGTTGGATACTTCAATTCAATTGAACTTGAAGTGATCAACAAAGACCTGGAGCTAACCGTTGATACAATTGATGGTTTGTTTGTCGGTGAAGAAATCAATTTCAATGTAACAATAGATGGAGAGCCAGTGCAAGATGCCTTGGTATACAACAACGGTAATAATGCAACAACTAACCTAGATGGAGCTGCATCACTAATATTTGATGAGCCTGGAACATACCAAATAAATGTTTCAAAAGACGGTGAGTTCAACAATGGTGTGCAAACTCTCTACAACGAAGCATCGATAGAAATTGAAGTTATAGAGCAAGATAGAATGAGCGCCTTAATACTAGCAATACCATTATTAATAGGACTTCTCCTATTGGTTTTAGGAATAGTTAGAAGGCGTAAAGTTAAGGGATAA
- a CDS encoding signal peptidase I, with product MDRSKLLKVFSVVILVCLLAPAIVYAVPMVVTGDHSFIVLSDSMEPTLSRGDIVVVKDVAPESVEIGDVITFSFGEDKIVTHRVVDIEETEERLLFVTKGDAMTSEDLNPVLEENLIGSMLFSIPFYGYLLYYVNSIYGLVLFIIVPAVLLVGMEIRDMVRSKNNDDGVEVKKE from the coding sequence TTGGATAGAAGTAAGTTATTGAAGGTTTTTTCGGTAGTTATTTTGGTTTGTTTGTTAGCTCCAGCTATTGTTTATGCTGTTCCTATGGTTGTGACTGGTGATCATTCTTTTATTGTTCTTTCTGACAGTATGGAGCCTACTCTTAGTCGTGGTGATATTGTTGTTGTAAAGGATGTGGCGCCTGAGAGTGTTGAGATTGGTGATGTGATTACTTTTAGTTTTGGTGAGGATAAGATTGTTACTCACAGGGTTGTTGATATTGAGGAGACTGAGGAACGATTGTTGTTTGTTACGAAGGGTGATGCTATGACTTCTGAGGACCTTAATCCAGTTCTTGAGGAAAATCTTATTGGTAGTATGTTGTTTTCAATTCCTTTCTATGGATATCTATTGTATTATGTGAACAGTATTTATGGCTTAGTTTTATTTATTATAGTTCCAGCTGTCCTTTTGGTTGGTATGGAGATAAGAGATATGGTTCGTTCAAAGAATAATGATGATGGAGTTGAAGTTAAAAAGGAGTAA
- a CDS encoding TasA family protein: protein MISKKALFSVLLIGLIGVAAGAGTFAYFSDTEMAEGNTLTAGTIDIAINDQNPWMESFIFDDMKPCKQVEYINSTIENVGTNPAKIFKMFLVTDYNTGLDYFTAPTCDNCEDSDVDCEWWCGEQFSSEPEWTAEKELGERVDDIHNVTDYSLKIITENGVPPVNDYEPIPNAISHIGVLLENDTGHQVVIKVDEYGVDEYGEDLDIKDPSDPKRLYCAIEAWSVDNISEGYTVQDYIIKAGTNFYSQNGTELVVVVDDGVGVIENYPWTENTLKSPQYQAFTGIDKIDYYDLIADYGECIGVPVNGGNGDGVFVNVIYELGDGVTVGDIEGDWMYFGVLEPGETMEIIQDYKLSADAGNEYQGDQFNFEVVFMALQTNDDTTISEYVDLTVY, encoded by the coding sequence ATGATATCTAAAAAGGCTTTGTTCAGCGTATTGCTGATCGGCCTAATAGGAGTTGCTGCAGGAGCAGGAACCTTCGCGTATTTCAGTGACACTGAAATGGCTGAAGGAAACACCCTAACCGCAGGAACCATAGACATAGCAATAAACGACCAAAACCCATGGATGGAGTCATTTATTTTTGACGATATGAAACCATGTAAACAAGTAGAGTACATAAACTCTACGATAGAGAATGTAGGAACTAATCCAGCTAAAATCTTTAAAATGTTTTTAGTGACTGATTACAACACCGGACTAGATTATTTCACAGCACCAACATGCGACAACTGCGAAGACAGTGATGTAGATTGTGAATGGTGGTGTGGAGAACAGTTCTCTTCAGAACCTGAATGGACAGCAGAAAAAGAACTTGGAGAACGAGTTGACGACATACACAACGTAACTGACTACAGCCTGAAGATAATAACTGAGAACGGAGTCCCACCAGTAAATGACTATGAACCAATACCCAATGCTATAAGCCATATTGGAGTCCTTCTTGAAAACGATACAGGACACCAAGTAGTCATAAAAGTCGATGAATATGGAGTAGATGAATATGGTGAAGATCTAGATATTAAGGATCCATCTGATCCAAAAAGATTGTATTGTGCAATTGAAGCATGGTCTGTAGACAATATATCTGAAGGATATACTGTACAAGATTACATAATCAAAGCAGGCACTAACTTCTACTCACAAAACGGAACAGAACTTGTAGTAGTTGTCGATGATGGAGTTGGAGTTATAGAAAACTACCCATGGACAGAAAACACATTAAAATCACCTCAATACCAAGCTTTCACTGGAATTGATAAAATTGATTACTATGATCTTATAGCTGATTATGGTGAGTGTATCGGTGTGCCAGTGAATGGTGGTAATGGAGATGGTGTTTTTGTTAATGTGATTTACGAGCTTGGTGATGGAGTAACTGTTGGTGACATTGAGGGAGATTGGATGTACTTTGGTGTTTTAGAGCCTGGTGAAACAATGGAGATAATTCAGGATTACAAGCTTTCAGCTGATGCTGGAAATGAATACCAAGGAGACCAATTCAACTTTGAAGTCGTCTTTATGGCACTACAAACAAATGATGACACAACAATCTCTGAATACGTAGACTTAACGGTATACTGA
- a CDS encoding TasA family protein encodes MSLSKGFLLGVLVIGLISATVGFGTMAYFSDAETAEDNTFIAGTIDIAVDGENPWTSSYQLDDLKPSEEYQKEANFRVDNVGTNELRLCKVVDITNYSTAMHPESSWDEDPEGVMNKISPAIEYWLTVEIYDEDDQLIEERLVVPGLMLFGVDGEENYLGVVPAGGYALVNQTYHMMSETTNWAQGKSMEFDITFIAQQINTPDKCGDCSNIERLYLVHSGTSADPVDGSQLYEVALDTEDNKAYFNLLEHVTTPGFNQVDSLGCTTDGQTLYLWDKDDEKLGKYDIFADEFTDLGGIPDVSNNNLAIVLAAVSPIDGNLWLASQNTDEVFVVDADQQELVENLGTITWDDVTLNLQGADIVFDALGNLYVYTNAEQGKVFQLDLDNGELVVEEVFEIENFAPTQVSGMAIRDAGNGHLVVSGHMEPIYILNLEDSEFNALDTYFGANPYSAEFIVGFGDMTVGNVCLTPEE; translated from the coding sequence ATGAGTTTAAGTAAAGGGTTTTTGCTCGGTGTACTTGTCATTGGATTGATTTCAGCAACTGTTGGTTTCGGTACAATGGCATATTTTTCCGATGCAGAAACTGCAGAAGATAATACATTCATTGCGGGGACTATAGACATTGCAGTTGATGGAGAAAATCCATGGACTTCCAGTTATCAGCTTGATGATTTGAAGCCAAGTGAGGAATATCAGAAAGAGGCTAACTTCCGTGTGGATAATGTAGGGACAAATGAACTACGGCTTTGTAAAGTCGTTGATATAACAAACTACTCAACTGCCATGCATCCTGAATCCTCTTGGGATGAGGATCCAGAGGGAGTTATGAACAAGATAAGTCCGGCTATAGAGTACTGGCTAACAGTGGAGATATATGACGAAGATGATCAACTTATAGAAGAACGATTAGTGGTACCAGGATTAATGCTATTCGGTGTTGACGGTGAAGAAAACTACCTTGGTGTAGTGCCAGCTGGAGGATATGCATTAGTTAATCAGACATACCACATGATGAGTGAAACCACAAACTGGGCACAAGGAAAATCAATGGAATTCGACATTACATTCATAGCCCAACAAATAAACACTCCAGATAAATGTGGCGACTGCAGCAACATAGAAAGACTATATCTAGTACACAGTGGAACAAGTGCAGATCCAGTTGACGGGTCACAGCTATATGAAGTAGCACTAGACACAGAAGATAACAAGGCATACTTCAACTTGTTAGAACATGTAACCACACCTGGGTTTAACCAAGTTGACAGCCTTGGCTGCACAACTGACGGCCAAACCCTATACCTTTGGGACAAAGATGACGAAAAACTAGGAAAATACGACATATTCGCAGATGAATTCACTGATCTAGGTGGAATACCTGACGTATCGAACAATAATTTAGCTATAGTATTAGCTGCTGTATCACCAATAGACGGAAATCTATGGCTTGCAAGCCAAAATACAGATGAAGTGTTTGTTGTAGATGCAGACCAACAAGAACTTGTAGAAAACCTCGGAACAATAACATGGGATGACGTGACATTAAATTTACAAGGTGCTGATATAGTATTCGATGCCCTTGGAAACCTATATGTCTACACTAACGCTGAACAAGGAAAAGTATTCCAACTAGACCTTGACAATGGAGAACTTGTTGTAGAAGAAGTCTTTGAAATCGAAAATTTCGCACCAACACAAGTCTCTGGTATGGCTATAAGAGATGCAGGTAACGGACATCTAGTTGTTTCAGGTCATATGGAACCAATATACATCCTTAATTTAGAGGATAGCGAATTCAATGCATTGGATACTTACTTCGGAGCAAACCCATACTCAGCTGAGTTCATAGTTGGATTTGGAGACATGACTGTCGGTAACGTCTGCTTAACACCAGAAGAATAA
- a CDS encoding TasA family protein: MISKKALFSVLLIGLIGVAAGAGTFAYFSDTEMAEGNTLTAGTIDIAINDQNPWTETFHFDDMKPCEETKYANVTITNEGTNEAKIFKQIDVTDYNTGLERFECPDPECNEMFSSEPEWDAETELVEGERILNRVDDIHNVTDYSLEIIVNEVTTTVYEIGDETTVGDIDGQWMYLGILEPGDSMTVNQDYHLQSDAGNEYQGDQFTFDMTFMALQTNDNTTIQDYNDLTPDNGDNGNDNGDNGTPE, translated from the coding sequence ATGATATCTAAAAAGGCTTTGTTCAGCGTATTGCTGATCGGCCTAATAGGAGTTGCTGCAGGAGCAGGAACCTTCGCGTATTTCAGTGACACTGAAATGGCTGAAGGAAACACCCTAACCGCAGGAACCATAGACATAGCAATAAACGACCAAAACCCATGGACAGAAACATTCCACTTCGATGACATGAAACCATGTGAAGAAACTAAATACGCCAACGTAACCATAACAAATGAAGGAACCAACGAAGCTAAAATATTCAAACAAATCGATGTAACCGACTACAACACCGGACTAGAAAGATTCGAATGCCCAGACCCAGAGTGTAATGAAATGTTCTCTTCTGAACCAGAATGGGATGCAGAAACAGAACTAGTTGAGGGAGAACGCATACTCAACAGAGTGGATGATATCCATAACGTAACCGACTACAGCCTAGAGATAATAGTTAACGAGGTAACAACCACTGTTTACGAGATAGGTGATGAAACAACTGTAGGAGATATCGATGGACAATGGATGTATCTAGGAATACTTGAACCAGGAGACAGCATGACAGTAAACCAAGACTACCATTTACAATCTGATGCTGGAAATGAGTACCAAGGAGACCAATTCACTTTTGACATGACATTCATGGCACTACAAACAAACGATAACACAACAATCCAAGATTACAACGACCTAACACCCGATAATGGAGATAACGGTAACGATAATGGAGATAACGGGACCCCTGAATAA
- a CDS encoding winged helix-turn-helix domain-containing protein, whose product MKKRSDWEIYLEILDTLKKMKLREEEIYKTNIMHEVNMNWKSFDKHFKYLEQKKFVQKNNKDYKITQEGKKLHNTLNKLNNLLT is encoded by the coding sequence ATGAAAAAAAGAAGTGATTGGGAAATATATCTAGAAATACTAGATACTCTTAAAAAAATGAAGTTACGTGAAGAAGAGATCTATAAAACCAACATAATGCACGAAGTAAACATGAACTGGAAATCCTTCGACAAACACTTCAAATATCTAGAACAAAAAAAATTCGTACAAAAAAACAACAAGGACTACAAAATAACCCAAGAAGGAAAAAAACTACACAACACCCTAAACAAACTCAACAACCTCCTAACCTAA
- a CDS encoding winged helix-turn-helix domain-containing protein, whose amino-acid sequence MKKRSEWDIYLDILESLSQNGSMKKTTVMHDVNMSWKPFNNHFSYLTEKEFITENNKEYHVTEEGKNLLKNLRGIKKTLENP is encoded by the coding sequence ATGAAGAAGAGAAGTGAGTGGGATATATACTTGGATATACTTGAGTCGTTAAGTCAAAATGGGTCGATGAAGAAGACAACTGTAATGCATGATGTAAACATGAGCTGGAAACCATTTAATAATCATTTCAGTTATTTAACAGAAAAGGAATTTATCACAGAGAACAATAAAGAATATCATGTAACAGAAGAAGGTAAAAACCTCCTAAAAAACCTACGTGGCATTAAAAAGACACTTGAAAACCCGTAA
- a CDS encoding site-specific integrase yields MPTKNFKRDIKNELNNIQTHEKLTPHNKELIQEFYRDLRIMDYSEARILKLLNTTKIIGEIMNTNFDEATKNDIKDLVAEINSKNYAESTKRTYKVIIRRFYKWLNNEEDYPDTVNWIELKYNKTKKLPEKILTEQDIHKLLEAATHPRTKALISILWETGARIGELIDLTIGHIEEHPYGKKITIDGKTGQRRLPLIQTVPHLRTWIDIHPNPQNKQPLWVNIGNPRHGQKCTYRNLSKSLQTTKQKTDINKPVNPHHFRHSRATYLANKFTDAQMCEWFGWVQGSDMPARYIHLSGRDIDGAYAQIHGIKTKNNTEKSKLAPQKCPTCTNTNPHNANACNYCGKALNQEALKKLEKAEKQQKQQNNKNELIQMIQNYEQNGKIHPKLIQQLTKK; encoded by the coding sequence ATGCCAACTAAAAACTTTAAAAGAGACATAAAAAACGAACTAAACAACATCCAAACACACGAAAAACTGACACCACACAACAAAGAACTAATACAAGAATTCTACAGAGACCTACGAATAATGGACTACTCAGAAGCAAGAATCCTAAAACTACTCAACACAACCAAAATAATCGGAGAAATAATGAACACAAACTTCGATGAAGCAACCAAAAACGACATAAAAGACCTAGTAGCAGAAATAAACTCAAAAAACTACGCAGAATCAACCAAAAGAACATACAAAGTAATAATCAGACGATTCTACAAATGGCTCAACAACGAAGAAGACTACCCAGACACAGTCAACTGGATAGAACTAAAATACAACAAAACCAAAAAACTACCAGAAAAAATACTCACAGAACAAGACATCCACAAACTACTAGAAGCAGCAACACACCCCAGAACAAAAGCACTCATAAGCATACTATGGGAAACAGGAGCAAGAATCGGAGAACTAATAGACCTAACAATAGGACACATAGAAGAACACCCCTACGGCAAAAAAATAACAATAGACGGAAAAACAGGCCAAAGAAGACTCCCCCTAATACAAACAGTACCCCACCTAAGAACCTGGATAGATATACACCCAAACCCACAAAACAAACAACCACTCTGGGTAAACATAGGAAACCCACGCCACGGCCAAAAATGCACCTACAGAAACCTATCCAAAAGCCTACAAACAACAAAACAAAAAACAGATATAAACAAACCAGTAAACCCACACCACTTCCGACATTCAAGAGCCACATACCTAGCAAACAAATTCACAGACGCACAAATGTGCGAATGGTTCGGATGGGTACAAGGATCCGACATGCCAGCAAGATACATCCACCTATCCGGAAGAGACATCGACGGAGCATACGCACAAATCCACGGAATCAAAACCAAAAACAACACAGAAAAATCAAAACTAGCACCACAAAAATGCCCAACCTGCACAAACACCAACCCCCACAACGCCAACGCCTGCAACTACTGCGGAAAAGCACTAAACCAAGAAGCACTAAAAAAACTCGAAAAAGCAGAAAAACAACAAAAACAACAAAACAACAAAAACGAACTAATCCAAATGATACAAAACTACGAACAAAACGGAAAAATACACCCAAAACTAATCCAACAACTAACAAAAAAATAA
- a CDS encoding right-handed parallel beta-helix repeat-containing protein: protein MVVSAGAVAAIPADNSQANENNQAPDTPDMDKEAPGQSDSHPLDDPEHPGNVNQNATENVPDHVDVVLPFTVEIEPSVVNEDQDEEYEGIQEALDEAEEGDELTVYGEHKEDVSIETDEITLTAATTHVSSIEGTIDVKANDVTIEGLTITADAPVVVEPQGEDITIDNNIIETTKDFDDNAYLAIGEWFGTELFSGDITITDNELTGAIGFYVSEDKNSDSEIEITDNTVNDAGDEAIWICSLEDDEPSEVVEDLTVEGNDVGELEIDIEKY from the coding sequence ATGGTTGTTTCTGCGGGTGCTGTTGCTGCAATCCCAGCAGACAACTCACAAGCAAATGAAAATAACCAGGCACCAGATACACCAGATATGGATAAAGAAGCACCAGGCCAGTCAGACAGCCATCCGCTTGATGATCCTGAACATCCAGGTAATGTAAACCAGAACGCAACTGAAAACGTACCGGATCATGTTGATGTAGTTTTACCTTTCACTGTGGAGATAGAACCATCTGTAGTGAATGAAGACCAAGATGAAGAGTATGAGGGAATACAAGAAGCGTTAGATGAAGCTGAAGAAGGTGATGAGCTTACTGTTTATGGTGAACACAAAGAGGATGTAAGTATTGAAACTGATGAAATTACATTGACTGCAGCCACCACCCACGTCTCTTCTATTGAAGGAACCATTGATGTAAAAGCAAATGATGTAACAATCGAAGGATTAACAATAACAGCTGACGCTCCTGTAGTTGTTGAACCACAAGGAGAAGACATAACAATAGACAATAATATCATAGAAACAACCAAAGATTTTGATGACAATGCCTATCTTGCAATCGGTGAATGGTTTGGCACAGAGCTTTTCAGTGGTGACATAACAATAACCGACAACGAGCTTACAGGTGCAATAGGCTTCTATGTAAGTGAGGACAAGAATAGTGACTCAGAGATAGAAATAACTGACAACACTGTGAATGATGCTGGAGATGAAGCAATCTGGATTTGCAGTTTAGAAGATGATGAACCAAGTGAGGTAGTTGAAGACCTTACTGTTGAAGGCAACGATGTCGGCGAACTTGAGATAGACATAGAGAAATACTGA
- a CDS encoding SprT family zinc-dependent metalloprotease, whose translation MPKTILAGEEIEYNIRNSDKASNARIDIGIDSLTVVIPENMELDPEELLKEKSNWVLKKKEEFDKQLEQIPERNFEEGSKFPYLGKDHVIKIKEINKSEIREEEILLSKKRVERSSVKKEIEKLYRNKARKLAEEKINKHLSKIKGEFNTLYIRNQKTKWGSCSSKNNISINWRVLLAPEEVFEYVVVHELVHLEDKGHSESFWQRLKEIYPDYEKGRKWLSQNSPDLILNKSDLPT comes from the coding sequence ATGCCTAAAACAATATTGGCAGGTGAAGAGATAGAATACAATATTAGAAATAGTGATAAGGCTTCTAATGCTAGAATAGACATTGGTATCGATTCTTTAACAGTTGTAATTCCAGAAAATATGGAGTTAGATCCAGAAGAATTGTTAAAAGAAAAAAGTAACTGGGTTCTAAAGAAGAAAGAAGAATTTGATAAACAATTGGAGCAAATCCCAGAAAGAAATTTCGAGGAAGGAAGTAAATTCCCATATCTCGGAAAAGACCACGTCATAAAAATCAAAGAAATTAATAAATCAGAAATTAGAGAAGAAGAAATATTATTATCTAAAAAAAGAGTCGAGAGATCTAGTGTTAAAAAAGAAATAGAAAAACTTTATAGAAATAAGGCTAGGAAATTAGCTGAAGAGAAAATAAATAAACATCTCTCCAAAATCAAGGGAGAATTTAATACATTATATATTCGGAATCAGAAGACGAAATGGGGTAGTTGTTCTTCAAAAAATAATATTAGTATTAATTGGAGAGTCTTATTAGCTCCAGAGGAAGTTTTTGAGTATGTAGTTGTTCATGAATTAGTTCATCTAGAAGACAAAGGCCACTCTGAAAGTTTTTGGCAAAGATTGAAAGAGATATATCCTGATTATGAAAAAGGCCGGAAATGGTTAAGCCAGAATAGTCCTGATTTGATATTGAATAAATCAGATTTACCAACTTAA